Proteins co-encoded in one Sulfurimonas sp. HSL1-2 genomic window:
- a CDS encoding SIMPL domain-containing protein (The SIMPL domain is named for its presence in mouse protein SIMPL (signalling molecule that associates with mouse pelle-like kinase). Bacterial member BP26, from Brucella, was shown to assemble into a channel-like structure, while YggE from E. coli has been associated with resistance to oxidative stress.), which yields MQKSTAAILGLFIFLGLGLFGYLLSTAALTVKEMERVVTVKGLAEREVTADKAIWPIRFDEAGNDLGSLYATVERKSAAVTAFLKAHGFNEEEITVSSPSIVDRQAQNYGNTANIAFRYTAATVVTVYTEKIDAVRQSMREIVNLGKDGIALSGQNYEHRTQFLFTGLNSLKPSMIEEATKNARIVAEKFATDSASRLGKIKTASQGQFTITDRDSSTPYIKKVRVVSTVSYYLSD from the coding sequence ATGCAAAAATCGACCGCCGCCATCCTCGGCCTCTTCATCTTTCTCGGGCTCGGGCTTTTCGGCTACCTGCTCTCCACGGCCGCACTGACCGTCAAGGAGATGGAAAGGGTCGTTACCGTCAAAGGGCTGGCCGAACGCGAGGTCACGGCGGACAAGGCGATCTGGCCCATCAGGTTCGACGAGGCCGGCAATGACCTCGGCTCCCTCTATGCGACCGTCGAGCGAAAAAGCGCCGCCGTCACCGCCTTTTTGAAGGCGCACGGCTTCAACGAGGAGGAGATCACCGTCTCGTCACCTTCCATCGTTGACCGTCAGGCTCAGAACTACGGCAATACGGCCAATATCGCGTTTCGCTACACGGCCGCAACCGTCGTCACGGTCTATACGGAAAAGATCGATGCCGTCCGCCAAAGTATGCGGGAGATCGTCAACCTGGGCAAAGACGGCATCGCACTTTCGGGCCAGAACTACGAGCACCGTACCCAGTTCCTCTTCACCGGGCTCAACAGCCTCAAGCCCTCCATGATCGAAGAGGCGACGAAGAATGCCCGCATCGTCGCCGAGAAATTCGCCACAGACTCCGCCAGCCGCCTGGGCAAGATCAAAACGGCCAGCCAGGGGCAGTTCACCATCACGGACCGTGACAGCTCGACGCCTTATATCAAAAAGGTCCGGGTCGTCTCGACGGTCAGTTACTATCTGTCGGATTAA
- a CDS encoding YajQ family cyclic di-GMP-binding protein has product MAAKEHSFDISAKIDMQAFKDAIVQAEREVATRYDFKGLTADIDYNEKAKTLTLVSASDNKLDALHDIVIGKLLKRGLTSNVLDKQGVEDSSGGNRKQLFKVVDYIEAKEAKKIAAEIKNLKLKVTAQIEGDHIRVKGKQLDDLQKVIREIRGMEWDAPLVFENMR; this is encoded by the coding sequence ATGGCAGCAAAAGAGCACAGTTTCGATATTTCCGCCAAGATCGACATGCAGGCGTTCAAAGACGCCATCGTCCAGGCCGAGCGCGAGGTGGCGACCCGCTATGACTTTAAGGGGCTCACGGCCGATATCGACTACAACGAAAAAGCCAAAACATTGACGTTAGTAAGCGCCAGCGACAACAAACTAGATGCCCTGCATGATATCGTCATCGGCAAACTGCTCAAGCGTGGGTTGACGTCGAACGTCCTGGACAAGCAAGGCGTTGAAGACAGCAGCGGCGGCAACCGCAAGCAGCTGTTCAAAGTGGTCGACTACATCGAGGCCAAGGAGGCGAAGAAGATCGCTGCCGAGATCAAGAACCTCAAGCTCAAAGTGACCGCGCAGATCGAAGGGGACCATATCCGGGTCAAGGGCAAACAGCTCGATGATCTCCAAAAGGTGATCCGTGAGATCCGCGGGATGGAGTGGGATGCCCCGCTCGTCTTTGAAAATATGCGCTGA